Proteins from a single region of Paenibacillus sp. BIHB 4019:
- a CDS encoding aldose 1-epimerase, producing MSKQGQALEQAFHGEPAVWLKWGAYEAAVLPAVGANLIAFRDVEKGYHFLHEPAESEMAAFKASPGTHGIPVLFPPNRYQDGTFTMNGKTYTFPINEPRTGNHLHGFVHTAAWEVLDYGTLKTESFVLLQIAVDEQHPVYTYLPHRFAITLRYSLSDQGLFQHISVHNRGNDAMPCLIGFHTAINAPFAPQSSSEDYSFTLTAGKRWELNERMLPTGQFLPLSANEEKLKTTGASPYFEPLDNHYTVETRNGRNQMELTDAREQVTLVYDAGTAYKQWMVWNSNASGQFFCPEPQLNLVNAPNVDLPADEIGLVSLEPNGIWEETSRMYVKPAAK from the coding sequence ATGAGCAAGCAAGGACAAGCGCTTGAGCAAGCATTTCATGGAGAACCAGCCGTTTGGCTAAAATGGGGCGCCTACGAGGCTGCGGTTTTGCCCGCAGTAGGGGCTAACCTGATTGCGTTCCGCGATGTAGAGAAGGGCTATCATTTTTTGCATGAGCCAGCTGAGAGTGAAATGGCCGCATTTAAAGCAAGTCCCGGCACTCACGGCATTCCCGTGCTGTTCCCTCCGAACCGTTATCAAGATGGCACGTTCACAATGAACGGCAAGACGTATACGTTCCCAATCAATGAGCCAAGAACAGGAAACCATTTACATGGCTTCGTACATACGGCTGCATGGGAAGTGCTGGACTACGGCACACTGAAAACCGAAAGCTTCGTGCTCCTTCAAATCGCAGTGGATGAGCAGCATCCGGTTTATACGTATTTGCCGCATCGTTTTGCGATTACGCTGCGTTATTCATTGAGCGATCAAGGACTCTTCCAGCATATTTCCGTACATAACCGCGGGAACGACGCTATGCCTTGCCTAATCGGCTTCCATACAGCGATCAATGCGCCTTTTGCCCCACAAAGCTCTTCCGAAGACTACAGCTTCACGCTGACAGCAGGAAAACGCTGGGAGCTGAACGAGCGCATGCTGCCAACCGGACAGTTTTTGCCGCTTAGCGCCAACGAGGAGAAGCTCAAGACGACGGGCGCTTCCCCTTATTTTGAGCCACTGGACAATCACTATACGGTGGAGACGCGCAATGGCCGCAATCAGATGGAGCTCACGGATGCGCGCGAGCAAGTGACTTTGGTCTATGATGCAGGAACCGCCTATAAACAGTGGATGGTGTGGAACAGCAACGCCTCCGGTCAGTTCTTCTGCCCTGAGCCGCAGCTTAACCTCGTCAACGCACCGAATGTCGATTTGCCAGCAGACGAAATCGGCCTGGTCAGCCTGGAGCCAAACGGCATCTGGGAAGAGACGAGCCGCATGTATGTGAAGCCAGCTGCCAAGTAA
- a CDS encoding ABC transporter ATP-binding protein, whose amino-acid sequence MTMQAIVSTRGLSKRYGSSYSVEKLDLMVEEGEIYGFLGPNGAGKSTTLKMILGLAQPTEGSVTVFGKELAKHRRLILSQTGSLIESPSYYGHLTGLENMRVVQRLRNVPGSHVREALRIVRLEQQQHKKVSQYSLGMKQRLGIAMALLASPKLLVLDEPTNGLDPAGIGEIRELIKSLPQRLGMTVLISSHLLSEIEQIATSVGIIHQGKMLFQGKLDQLRNESQPTIAFKTSQNPMAHSLLAAQGFTPILQDGFLRLRHLADAQIAQINRELLAEDIDVLRIEEHKKSLESLFLELTGKERSL is encoded by the coding sequence ATGACGATGCAAGCGATTGTATCTACCCGCGGCCTGTCCAAACGGTACGGCAGCAGCTATTCCGTCGAAAAGCTCGACTTAATGGTGGAAGAGGGAGAGATTTATGGCTTTCTTGGACCGAACGGAGCGGGGAAATCGACGACATTAAAAATGATTCTTGGGCTCGCCCAGCCGACGGAGGGCAGCGTAACGGTATTCGGCAAGGAGCTGGCCAAGCACCGCCGCCTTATTTTAAGCCAAACGGGCTCTCTGATTGAATCTCCTTCCTACTACGGCCATCTGACGGGCCTTGAAAACATGCGCGTCGTCCAGCGGCTGCGGAATGTGCCCGGCAGCCATGTGAGGGAAGCGCTGAGAATTGTCCGGCTGGAGCAGCAGCAGCATAAAAAAGTATCGCAGTATTCCTTGGGCATGAAGCAGCGCTTAGGCATTGCGATGGCGCTGCTGGCTTCGCCTAAGCTGCTCGTGCTGGATGAGCCGACGAATGGGCTCGATCCGGCAGGTATTGGTGAAATTCGCGAGTTGATTAAATCTTTGCCGCAGCGCTTGGGTATGACGGTGCTAATCTCCAGCCATCTATTGTCGGAAATCGAACAGATCGCCACCTCGGTAGGCATTATCCATCAAGGCAAAATGCTGTTCCAAGGCAAGCTGGATCAGCTGCGAAATGAAAGCCAGCCGACGATTGCCTTTAAGACGAGCCAAAATCCGATGGCGCATTCGCTGCTCGCTGCCCAAGGCTTTACGCCGATTTTACAAGATGGCTTCCTGCGGCTGCGCCATCTGGCGGATGCCCAGATAGCGCAAATCAATAGGGAGCTGCTTGCCGAAGATATTGACGTGCTGCGCATCGAAGAGCATAAGAAAAGCTTGGAGAGCCTGTTTCTCGAATTGACGGGGAAGGAGCGCAGCCTATGA
- a CDS encoding ABC transporter permease, whose translation MLKRAVPAEWLKLRHSHLWIVLIALPIVSVLMGCGNFYMNQGVLQNGWYSLWSQAGLFYGEFFLPVLIAICCAYLCRLEHSGKNWNMLLTAPIPVASIFWAKLFTAGMLTAFVQVVFVLLYIIGGTMVGLSLSELPGELYGWLVRGWLAAVTISSFQLLLSMRIRSFAVPVGIGLGAAFLGLGMYVAKAGLFFPHSLLTIGMGVLSPESLPPQQQLTVVIVNLFYIAAFSAGAIYRMRTADVSA comes from the coding sequence ATGCTAAAAAGGGCAGTTCCCGCTGAATGGCTGAAGCTTCGCCATTCGCATCTATGGATCGTATTGATAGCGCTGCCGATCGTCAGCGTTCTGATGGGCTGCGGTAATTTTTATATGAATCAGGGTGTCCTGCAAAATGGCTGGTATAGCTTATGGTCGCAAGCCGGGCTGTTTTATGGCGAGTTTTTCTTGCCGGTGCTGATCGCTATTTGTTGTGCTTATCTGTGCAGATTGGAGCATTCAGGAAAAAACTGGAACATGCTGCTGACAGCGCCGATTCCGGTTGCCAGCATTTTTTGGGCCAAGCTTTTTACAGCAGGCATGCTGACGGCTTTTGTACAAGTGGTGTTTGTCCTGCTGTATATAATAGGGGGCACGATGGTTGGTTTAAGCCTCTCCGAATTGCCGGGAGAATTATACGGCTGGCTGGTGAGGGGATGGCTGGCTGCTGTTACGATCAGCAGCTTCCAATTGCTGCTGTCCATGCGAATACGCAGCTTTGCCGTCCCCGTAGGAATTGGGCTAGGGGCAGCTTTTCTGGGGCTGGGCATGTATGTAGCGAAGGCCGGGCTGTTTTTTCCGCATTCGCTGCTGACGATTGGGATGGGCGTGCTTAGCCCGGAGAGTTTGCCGCCTCAGCAGCAGCTAACGGTTGTGATTGTGAATTTGTTTTATATAGCTGCATTCAGTGCCGGCGCCATTTACCGAATGAGAACGGCTGACGTTTCGGCATAA
- a CDS encoding response regulator transcription factor, with protein sequence MEDLKHKKLLIVDDESDLREMVEGFLRKEGFTRIFQAATCAEALRTVRSAKPDLVLLDIMLPDGDGFSLLKSLRQFSSVPVFYLSARGEDEDRLLGLGLGADDYMVKPFLPRELLLRLSAILRRVYAPFRQEQRPIFQLGPHVIDLESGVVRTSSDDDSLTAKELVLLTKFYENRNRIVTNDALCQAAWSDDYYGYENTLMVHIRRIREKIEELPSNPEHLLTVRGLGYKLLVKEEI encoded by the coding sequence ATGGAAGACTTAAAACATAAAAAGCTGCTCATCGTCGACGATGAGAGCGATTTGAGGGAAATGGTCGAAGGTTTTTTACGCAAAGAAGGCTTTACCCGCATATTTCAGGCGGCTACCTGTGCAGAGGCACTGCGTACCGTACGGTCGGCTAAGCCGGACCTCGTCCTTTTGGATATTATGCTGCCTGACGGGGATGGGTTCTCCCTGCTCAAGTCGCTGCGGCAGTTCTCAAGCGTTCCTGTGTTTTATCTATCCGCTAGAGGAGAGGATGAGGATCGTTTGCTCGGTCTTGGGCTGGGCGCCGACGATTATATGGTAAAGCCTTTTTTGCCGCGCGAGCTGCTGCTTCGTTTGAGCGCGATTTTACGGCGAGTATATGCACCATTCCGTCAGGAGCAGCGCCCTATTTTTCAATTGGGCCCCCATGTCATTGATCTGGAAAGCGGCGTTGTGCGGACGTCCAGCGATGACGATTCTTTAACCGCCAAGGAGCTTGTCCTGCTAACCAAGTTTTACGAAAACCGGAACCGTATTGTGACCAATGATGCCCTTTGCCAAGCAGCTTGGAGCGATGATTATTATGGGTATGAAAATACCTTAATGGTTCATATTCGCCGCATTCGTGAAAAAATAGAAGAGCTGCCCTCCAATCCTGAGCATCTGCTGACTGTTCGCGGCTTGGGATACAAGCTGCTGGTCAAGGAGGAGATATAA
- a CDS encoding MFS transporter, translating to MSVTSDTKPMMAKKSLSLGWPIILGIVLIALTMRSPLTSVGPLVGSIRESLGLSNAAAGLLTTLPLLAFALLSPFAPFLARRFGAERTLLYALVLLMAGIAIRSLSATVSLFAGTALIGLAIAVCNVLIPSLVKRNFAHQVGLMTGVYSVSMNLCGAIASGVSVPVARDLGFGWNGALGIWGILVLLAALFWLPQARASRAAVGAATSGASKRGSLWRSPLAWMVTIFMGMQSLLFYVLIAWMPEIMSSRGLNEDSGGLLLSLFQMAALPVAFIVPIVAGRMKNQRLLVIIMSVLLFVSLGGLYFGGNAFISLWTVLLGIGGGCAFSLAMIFLSLRTKDAFDSAALSGMSQSVGYLLAATGPILFGLLHDITASWKPPLLLLLVVSALLLLSGLGASRNRTV from the coding sequence ATGAGCGTAACAAGCGATACGAAGCCAATGATGGCGAAGAAGTCTTTGTCGCTGGGTTGGCCGATCATCCTCGGCATCGTCCTGATTGCACTGACCATGCGGTCGCCGCTAACGTCGGTAGGCCCATTGGTCGGCTCGATTCGCGAATCCCTCGGACTGTCGAATGCTGCGGCAGGTCTGCTCACTACACTGCCGTTGCTTGCTTTCGCGCTGCTTTCACCGTTCGCACCCTTTCTGGCACGCCGCTTCGGGGCGGAGCGGACCCTGCTTTATGCGCTGGTTTTACTCATGGCGGGCATCGCGATCCGTTCGTTGAGCGCAACCGTTTCATTGTTTGCAGGCACTGCTTTGATTGGGCTGGCGATTGCGGTGTGCAACGTGCTCATTCCAAGTTTGGTCAAACGGAATTTTGCTCATCAAGTCGGCCTCATGACCGGCGTGTACTCCGTATCAATGAATTTATGCGGGGCGATCGCATCCGGTGTCAGTGTTCCGGTCGCCCGCGATCTCGGTTTCGGCTGGAATGGCGCGCTTGGCATATGGGGCATACTCGTTCTGTTGGCCGCGCTGTTCTGGTTGCCTCAAGCCCGGGCGAGTCGGGCGGCTGTTGGGGCAGCGACGAGCGGTGCGTCGAAGCGCGGAAGTCTGTGGCGTTCGCCACTGGCATGGATGGTTACGATTTTTATGGGGATGCAGTCTCTCTTATTCTATGTGCTGATCGCTTGGATGCCTGAAATCATGTCAAGCCGGGGCTTGAATGAAGACAGCGGCGGCTTGCTGCTGTCGCTGTTTCAGATGGCCGCGCTGCCCGTAGCGTTCATTGTGCCGATCGTGGCGGGACGCATGAAGAACCAACGTTTGCTGGTCATCATCATGTCGGTTCTGCTGTTTGTTTCATTGGGAGGCCTTTATTTCGGAGGAAATGCGTTCATTTCGTTGTGGACCGTTTTACTCGGAATTGGCGGAGGATGTGCGTTCAGCTTGGCCATGATCTTTTTAAGCTTGCGAACGAAAGATGCCTTCGATTCCGCGGCTCTTTCCGGCATGTCGCAATCGGTTGGCTATTTGCTGGCGGCAACCGGACCGATCTTGTTCGGTCTGCTTCATGATATTACGGCAAGCTGGAAGCCCCCGCTGTTGCTGCTGCTTGTCGTTAGCGCTCTGCTGCTCCTGTCTGGCCTCGGCGCCTCCAGAAATCGCACGGTATAA
- a CDS encoding HAMP domain-containing sensor histidine kinase codes for MGGTVRILKRFIGATMLISLSLLMLNFLLLLIWVSTGTVEGSSPAAVVRHTAEGLKAANNGYVLEAETAARLDSQQVWAMLISSAGQVTWGHSLPEELPAHYSLTDVAKLSMSYLMDYPVFVWEHADGLIVIGYPKDSLVKYQHILPTDWVKNLPLRALLLLIGNLVLVLIAALLIGSRLLLSIRPLTQGIQALAADQEVQLEPKGMLADLAQSVNHASSLLHQKNASLKSRDEARSNWIAGISHDIRTPLSMVLGYASELEEHQEIPPLQRKHAGIIRYQAEKLRTLVSDLNLVSMLEYEMQPLTPKALRLAALTRQVASDIINAGLEPSFTLEMDDINETAQIYGDERLLLRAMTNLVHNAIRHNPQGCEIRLRAELADDKHTCRFIVLDNGRGIPPEELADVLELPFSANRKYARPSGHGLGLPMACRIAKAHHGRLTLTNGPGAGLTAELELPCLEAG; via the coding sequence ATGGGAGGCACCGTTCGTATTTTAAAGCGTTTTATTGGGGCGACGATGCTCATCTCGCTCTCTTTGCTCATGCTTAACTTTTTGCTGCTGCTCATCTGGGTTAGTACAGGGACGGTCGAGGGAAGTTCGCCAGCCGCAGTTGTGCGGCATACGGCTGAAGGGCTGAAGGCTGCGAATAATGGGTATGTTCTTGAGGCCGAAACAGCGGCACGGCTGGATAGCCAGCAGGTGTGGGCGATGCTGATTAGCTCGGCAGGACAGGTCACGTGGGGGCACAGCTTGCCCGAAGAGCTCCCTGCCCATTATAGCTTGACGGATGTCGCCAAGCTTTCCATGAGCTACTTGATGGATTATCCCGTATTTGTGTGGGAGCATGCAGACGGACTTATCGTGATCGGCTATCCGAAGGACAGCCTTGTCAAATACCAGCATATACTGCCGACCGACTGGGTCAAAAATTTGCCGCTGCGCGCCCTGCTCCTACTCATAGGGAACCTAGTGCTGGTTCTGATTGCCGCCCTGCTGATCGGTTCCCGGCTCCTGCTTTCCATCCGCCCGCTGACGCAGGGCATACAGGCGCTTGCTGCGGATCAGGAGGTGCAGCTTGAGCCTAAAGGAATGCTCGCTGACCTGGCCCAGTCTGTCAACCACGCCTCATCGCTGCTGCATCAGAAAAATGCTTCGCTCAAAAGCAGGGATGAAGCGCGATCCAACTGGATCGCTGGCATTTCCCATGACATTCGCACTCCGCTGTCCATGGTGCTCGGCTATGCCAGCGAGCTGGAGGAGCATCAAGAAATTCCGCCGTTGCAGCGAAAGCATGCGGGGATTATCCGCTATCAAGCAGAGAAGCTGCGCACCTTAGTAAGCGACTTAAATCTCGTTTCCATGCTGGAATATGAAATGCAGCCGCTCACTCCGAAGGCTTTGCGGCTGGCCGCCCTGACTCGACAGGTGGCATCCGATATAATTAATGCGGGGCTTGAGCCCAGCTTTACGCTCGAAATGGACGACATAAACGAAACCGCCCAAATATACGGGGATGAGCGTCTGCTGCTGCGCGCCATGACCAATCTCGTCCACAATGCGATTCGCCATAATCCACAGGGATGCGAAATCAGGCTTCGAGCAGAGCTTGCGGACGACAAGCATACGTGCCGCTTCATCGTATTAGACAATGGACGAGGCATCCCGCCGGAGGAGCTGGCCGATGTGCTGGAGCTGCCTTTTTCCGCAAATCGAAAATATGCCAGACCTTCCGGACATGGTCTCGGCCTGCCGATGGCTTGCCGAATAGCCAAAGCCCATCACGGGCGGCTGACGTTAACTAACGGGCCTGGAGCCGGACTCACCGCCGAGCTTGAGCTGCCTTGCTTGGAAGCGGGATAA
- a CDS encoding ABC transporter permease codes for MIRSIWLEGYKLRRRYVGLTVLLVMGVEMGWAFMATSMSIARNPDQASWEPLIAMTASLNGLFAPILAAICVSRICDMEHKGNTWKLLLSMSVKRERLYAAKYGCVALILLLACFVQVLALIGFGKINGFEEAVPIMLLGRLLAGTMAAHLAVIALQQWLSMALKNQAFALCLGMLGGFIGMAADLFPSAIRPLFIWSYYSGLSPVAQSYTDNQLEFIARDLGAGLPMLGLLLFMGLLIYGAGRLHISRQEV; via the coding sequence ATGATTCGCTCGATTTGGCTGGAAGGCTACAAGCTGCGCCGAAGATACGTCGGGTTGACGGTACTGCTGGTGATGGGGGTGGAAATGGGGTGGGCGTTTATGGCAACAAGCATGTCCATCGCCCGTAATCCTGATCAGGCCAGCTGGGAGCCGCTTATTGCGATGACGGCATCCTTGAACGGTCTGTTTGCCCCTATTCTTGCAGCAATCTGCGTATCGCGGATTTGTGATATGGAGCATAAAGGCAATACGTGGAAGCTGCTGCTTTCCATGTCTGTCAAGCGGGAGAGGTTATATGCTGCCAAATATGGCTGTGTGGCGCTTATTTTGCTGCTTGCCTGTTTTGTGCAAGTATTGGCGCTAATCGGCTTCGGCAAAATAAATGGTTTTGAGGAAGCGGTGCCTATTATGCTGCTCGGACGCTTGCTTGCTGGAACGATGGCTGCCCACTTGGCCGTCATTGCCCTGCAGCAGTGGCTATCCATGGCGCTTAAAAATCAGGCTTTCGCGCTATGTCTCGGTATGCTTGGCGGGTTCATTGGCATGGCTGCTGATCTGTTTCCGAGTGCGATAAGGCCATTGTTCATTTGGTCGTATTATTCGGGACTTAGTCCGGTTGCCCAAAGCTATACGGATAATCAGCTTGAATTTATAGCGCGTGATTTAGGGGCGGGGCTTCCGATGCTGGGGCTGCTGCTATTCATGGGACTGTTAATCTATGGAGCAGGCCGGTTGCATATATCCAGACAGGAGGTGTAG
- a CDS encoding FadR/GntR family transcriptional regulator translates to MLQKTNRLTLVEQVALQMERQIESGKWAVGMRIPAEPELMVELNVSRNTLREAVRALIHAGLLKTKQGDGTYVSSSSALGVVLQKRIMRSDTLQTLEVRHALEREGAHLAAQRRTDEEARELLLQLERWEGAAARGDMDAIVTEDIRLHQGIIAASHNEILIELYNHIADASQDSITSLTRYEADGDFVEMHRQLVQAIVDQDADRAVATVHRYIAESKAVLEVKGGERP, encoded by the coding sequence ATGCTTCAGAAAACAAATCGATTGACGCTGGTCGAGCAAGTCGCATTGCAAATGGAAAGACAGATCGAATCCGGCAAGTGGGCGGTCGGGATGCGTATTCCGGCCGAGCCAGAGTTGATGGTCGAGTTGAATGTTAGCCGCAATACATTGAGGGAAGCGGTTCGGGCTTTGATCCACGCGGGACTCTTAAAGACGAAGCAAGGGGACGGAACGTACGTCAGCTCTTCGAGCGCGCTGGGAGTCGTACTGCAAAAACGAATCATGCGATCCGATACGCTGCAGACGTTGGAAGTCCGGCATGCACTCGAACGCGAGGGAGCCCATCTGGCTGCACAGCGCAGAACGGACGAAGAGGCGCGCGAGCTCCTTCTCCAATTGGAACGCTGGGAGGGGGCGGCAGCACGCGGTGACATGGATGCCATTGTTACGGAGGATATCCGTCTTCACCAAGGCATCATCGCGGCATCTCATAATGAAATCTTGATTGAATTATACAACCACATCGCGGACGCGTCACAGGATTCGATTACAAGCTTGACTCGTTATGAAGCCGATGGGGATTTCGTGGAGATGCATCGGCAACTGGTTCAAGCGATTGTCGATCAAGACGCCGATCGTGCCGTGGCAACGGTTCACCGTTATATTGCGGAATCGAAAGCTGTTCTTGAGGTCAAAGGAGGCGAGCGGCCATGA
- a CDS encoding SDR family oxidoreductase — protein sequence MQLDLTGKTALVTGATGDLGRVMVRTLADCGADIVIHYRSNEDKALELKQEVEALGRRAITVQADITKQGDVDKLQAEAAASLGHVDIVVANAVIQYQWESVLKQPVEDYESQFESCVMQSVYLAKAFVPAMVERGGGRFIGINTECAMQNAPGQSAYVAGKRGMDGVYRVLAKEVGESGITVNQVAPGWTISDRDRAAGSERNEGYEKNVPLKRRGSDQEIANTVAFLASELSSFITGAYVPVNGGNVMPAI from the coding sequence CTGCAACTTGACTTGACTGGAAAGACCGCGCTCGTAACCGGAGCAACTGGGGATTTGGGGCGCGTGATGGTTAGAACGCTCGCAGATTGCGGGGCGGATATCGTCATTCATTATCGGAGCAATGAGGACAAGGCGCTGGAGCTGAAGCAGGAGGTTGAGGCCTTGGGCAGACGTGCGATTACGGTTCAGGCAGATATTACGAAGCAAGGCGATGTGGATAAACTGCAAGCGGAAGCAGCGGCAAGCCTTGGACATGTGGACATCGTCGTGGCGAATGCCGTTATTCAGTACCAATGGGAAAGCGTGCTGAAGCAGCCGGTTGAGGACTATGAAAGCCAGTTTGAATCCTGCGTCATGCAAAGCGTCTATTTGGCCAAAGCATTCGTTCCGGCAATGGTGGAGCGCGGCGGCGGCCGTTTTATCGGTATTAATACGGAATGCGCCATGCAAAATGCGCCCGGCCAATCGGCCTACGTAGCAGGCAAAAGAGGCATGGACGGCGTATACCGCGTGCTTGCCAAAGAGGTTGGCGAGAGCGGCATTACGGTCAATCAAGTGGCGCCGGGCTGGACGATCAGCGATCGGGACCGTGCTGCAGGCAGCGAGCGCAATGAAGGCTATGAGAAAAATGTGCCGCTGAAGCGGCGGGGAAGCGATCAGGAAATTGCCAACACAGTCGCTTTTCTGGCCTCCGAGCTGTCCAGCTTCATTACGGGGGCGTATGTGCCGGTCAATGGCGGAAATGTTATGCCAGCCATCTAA
- a CDS encoding AIM24 family protein, which yields MKATSPAPIGHVKVTLQEADKLHVLHPGAIIAYQGAPQQREDRFMNLAGVYRKKKWVRALLSGPSEFIIGLPPGCSLETIPIGPESDLLFDYRHVLYFTDGMQLKSVIQKMKNVWITRELVRMRFSGPGDLGVITSGDIAVLQLDKERPLFVNTSSLVAYPANASIQLAVYGNQLASQNMNVQWKITGSGPVLIQTGSHGKDLEHPLQNDGFFKRLLREVLPFGSVYIK from the coding sequence ATGAAAGCAACCTCCCCCGCGCCGATTGGACATGTGAAGGTGACGCTTCAGGAAGCGGACAAGCTCCATGTGCTCCATCCGGGAGCGATTATTGCTTACCAAGGCGCACCACAGCAGCGCGAGGATCGTTTTATGAATTTGGCAGGCGTTTATCGCAAAAAGAAATGGGTTCGCGCCCTGCTGAGCGGCCCCTCCGAATTTATTATCGGCTTGCCGCCGGGCTGCTCGCTGGAGACGATCCCCATCGGACCGGAAAGCGATTTGCTGTTCGATTATCGCCACGTGCTCTATTTCACAGACGGCATGCAGCTCAAAAGCGTCATTCAAAAAATGAAAAATGTGTGGATTACCCGCGAGCTGGTGCGGATGCGCTTCTCCGGCCCCGGCGACCTTGGCGTCATCACAAGCGGCGACATTGCGGTGCTCCAGTTGGACAAGGAGCGCCCGCTTTTTGTAAATACGAGCTCGCTCGTCGCTTATCCCGCCAATGCGAGCATCCAGCTTGCCGTTTACGGCAATCAGCTAGCGAGCCAGAACATGAACGTCCAGTGGAAAATAACCGGCAGCGGCCCTGTCCTTATTCAGACGGGCTCGCATGGGAAAGACCTGGAGCATCCGCTGCAAAACGACGGCTTCTTCAAGCGCTTGCTGCGCGAAGTGCTGCCGTTCGGCAGCGTGTATATTAAATAG
- a CDS encoding RidA family protein, translating to MSESTISKRLVELGIVLPAASEPAAKYANFVNVNGLLFVSGKGPSGNPKGKLGKDFSTEEGYEFARQAGLEVLAVLEQALGSLDKVKRVVKIQGFVNATAEFEEHHKVLNGCSDLMMDVFGEKGSHARSVLGAVSVRNNLPIIVDSIFEVEE from the coding sequence TTGTCCGAGTCTACGATTAGCAAACGACTTGTTGAGCTTGGTATTGTACTGCCAGCGGCAAGCGAGCCTGCGGCTAAATACGCTAACTTTGTAAATGTGAATGGACTGCTGTTTGTTTCGGGCAAAGGGCCTTCTGGGAACCCGAAAGGCAAGCTGGGCAAAGACTTCTCTACGGAGGAAGGCTATGAATTTGCCCGGCAGGCGGGGCTGGAGGTGCTCGCTGTGCTGGAGCAAGCATTGGGCTCTCTCGATAAAGTAAAACGGGTCGTAAAAATTCAAGGCTTCGTCAATGCGACAGCTGAATTTGAAGAGCATCACAAGGTGCTCAATGGCTGCTCGGACTTAATGATGGATGTGTTCGGGGAAAAAGGAAGCCATGCCCGCTCCGTCCTCGGAGCCGTTTCAGTAAGAAATAATCTCCCGATTATTGTAGATTCCATTTTTGAAGTAGAGGAGTAG